A stretch of Salarias fasciatus chromosome 23, fSalaFa1.1, whole genome shotgun sequence DNA encodes these proteins:
- the LOC115382283 gene encoding ICOS ligand-like — MDGSWTSKLQTRSFLTFLIARNCAKPLALWRTGLLLGSLCLCASAEEDCVLGIVGRPVALPCFYPELLKSENVSIEWRRDGEVVLRSVWQGDKHEQMWGFSVATLAHDAASTGNFSLELPKVDPQEDRTNYSLFIISEESQSAPLCTVCLRIAASFSFPQLKRTDGEAGDKTAFLCQSSGGYPKPTVSWLINNTEEPPEGAVRTLAVTLDSLLYNITSYLMVNISKDASVSCIIKNPFMNETLMSTSYGVNYGPTVSRASEAMWMFSTGLCVVVGAMVIAGVAYQIHLDRISKRKKKEFQATQRGYKRRRRQHYKEETEVMKPASKETNV; from the exons ATGGACGGATCGTGGACTTCTAAGTTACAGACTCGAAGCTTTTTAACCTTCTTAATTGCGCGGAATTGCGCGAAGCCGCTGGCTCTGTGGCGCACCGGACTGCTGCTCGGCTCCCTGTGTCTGTGCGCCTCTGCGG AGGAGGACTGTGTTCTTGGCATCGTGGGTCGGCCTGTGGCGCTGCCCTGCTTTTACCCCGAGCTCCTCAAGTCTGAGAACGTTTCCATTGAGTGGCGGAGGGACGGTGAAGTGGTGCTCAGGTCAGTGTGGCAAGGTGACAAGCACGAGCAGATGTGGGGATTCTCTGTGGCCACACTGGCTCATGATGCTGCCAGCACAGGAAACTTCTCTTTGGAGCTGCCCAAGGTGGACCCCCAGGAGGACAGGACCAATTACAgtcttttcatcatttcagagGAGAGTCAGAGTGCACCTCTGTGCACCGTGTGCCTCCGGATCGCAG CTAGTTTTAGTTTTCCACAGCTGAAGAGAACAGATGGAGAGGCGGGCGATAAGACGGCCTTCCTGTGTCAGTCCAGTGGTGGATATCCCAAACCAACAGTTTCCTGGCTCATCAACAACACCGAGGAGCCTCCTGAAGGTGCGGTGAGGACCCTGGCGGTGACGCTCGACTCCCTCCTCTATAACATCACCAGCTACCTGATGGTCAACATCTCCAAAGACGCCAGCGTGTCCTGCATCATTAAGAACCCGTTTATGAACGAAACCTTGATGTCCACAAGCT atgGAGTGAATTATGGACCCACTGTCAGTCGAGCGTCCGAGGCCATGTGGATGTTCAGCACGGGACTCTGCGTCGTCGTTGGGGCCATGGTGATTGCTGGGGTGGCCTATCAGATCCACCTGGACAGAATAAgtaagaggaagaaaaaggagtTCCAGGCAACGCAGAGAG GGTACAAGCGACGGCGGCGACAGCACTACAAGGAAGAAACGGAGGTGATGAAGCCGGCGTCGAAGGAGACAAACGTCTAA
- the nit2 gene encoding omega-amidase NIT2: protein MATLAKVMSKFRLAVVQLQVSSVKADNLSRARGLVREAAAQGGKVVLLPECFNSPYGTSFFSEYAERIPGESTQVLSEAAKESKVYLVGGSIPEEDGGKLYNSCTVFGPDGKMILKHRKIHLFDIDVPGKIRFQESETLSPGNALSMFETPFCKVGVGICYDMRFAELAQLYSRKGCQLLVYPGAFNMTTGPAHWELLQRGRAIDNQVYVATASPARDETASYVAWGHSSVVNPWGEVISKAGPEESIIYADIDLQYLADIRQQIPITAQRRDDLYSVTCTQEASG, encoded by the exons ATGGCAACTTTGGCTAAAGTGATGTCCA AGTTCCGCCTCGCCgtggtccagctgcaggtgagcagcGTCAAAGCGGACAACCTGAGCAGAGCCCGGGGTCTGGTGAGGGAGGCTGCAGCGCAGGGGGGCAAGGTGGTGCTGCTGCCG GAGTGCTTCAATTCTCCATATGGGACCAGCTTCTTCTCAGAGTATGCGGAGAGGATCCCGGGAGAGTCCACTCAGGTGCTGTCTGAGGCGGCAAAGGAGAGCAAGGTGTATCTCGTGGGAG GCTCCATCCCTGAAGAGGACGGGGGAAAGTTGTACAACAGCTGCACTGTGTTCGGCCCTGATGGAAAGATGATCCTCAAGCacaggaag ATTCACCTGTTTGACATTGACGTTCCGGGGAAGATCCGCTTCCAGGAGTCTGAGACGTTGAGTCCCGGAAACGCCTTGTCCATGTTTGAGACAC CCTTCTGTAAAGTGGGTGTCGGGATTTGCTATGACATGAGGTTTGCTGAGCTCGCACAGCTCTACAGCAGGAAAG GCTGCCAGCTGCTGGTTTACCCAGGAGCCTTCAACATGACGACCGGTCCGGCCCACTGGGAGCTCCTTCAGCGGGGGAG GGCGATTGATAACCAAGTGTATGTAGCCACAGCGTCACCTGCCAGAGATGAGACTGCATCCTATGTGGCCTGGGGCCACAGCTCTGTGGTGAACCCATG GGGAGAAGTGATTTCCAAAGCTGGACCAGAGGAATCCATCATATATGCAGACATTG ACCTGCAGTATTTGGCCGACATCAGGCAGCAGATTCCGATCACAGCTCAGCGTCGGGACGACCTCTACTCGGTGACCTGCACACAGGAAGCCTCAGGCTGA
- the tbc1d23 gene encoding TBC1 domain family member 23 isoform X1 encodes MADAAEEDALQGSRDQDLTDALDSGGSDMELERGIIHVQEQSAQHRAKMWKIALNVSGKGDSLSPWDGVLDLPEQTLIHNRSQQLIDQLGVSADEKSDMVSDVESVITFYCKSRNITFTPDLSWPHLLKPLLGLQLPRSDLYNCFYAIMNKYIPRDCVAKGRPFHLYRLLLQYHEPELCSFLDTKKITPDSYAINWLGSLFSSHCLPDVTQALWDSYLQQADPFLIFFLMLIILVNAKESILTQEGDSKEDIIKMLQSSPSLLESEDIEDLFSLAQYYQSKTPLSLRKMNQNLFGSSLLALKEEDMDLSQALCLPVSVPEILQANQLQQDGVRFFVVDCRPAEQYNAGHLSTAFHLDSDLMLQNPSEFALSVKSLLEAQKQSLESGSIASGEHLCFMGSGREEEDMYMNMVLAHFLQKNKEYVSIAKGGFMALQQHLVDMNIEGLDSSYVHWIVSTSGSHSSLCSADGESLTSPGGDGKGVKSLVNKMTFALKSKSVNVKEKMISFIENTSTPVDRISFNLPWPEKAIPDRHVSSSDRVGKPYRGVKPVFSIADEEEYDTDEIDSSSMSDDDRKEIVNIQTWINKPDVKHHIPCNEVKETGHMFPSHLLITATHMYCLREIASRKGFAYIQSRQALNSVVKITSKKKHPELITFKFGSNNSAGVEISAVERYLIPNAGDATKVIKQQIMKVLDALESS; translated from the exons ATGGCGGACGCCGCGGAGGAAGACGCTCTTCAGGGCAGCCG GGACCAGGATCTGACTGACGCTCTGGACTCTGGTGGTTCAGACATGGAGTTGGAGAGGGGCATTATTCACGTCCAGGAGCAATCGGCTCAACACCGAGCCAAGATGTGGAAG ATTGCTCTAAACGTCTCTGGAAAAGGAGACAGCCTGTCTCCCTGGGACGGTGTCCTCGATTTACCAGAACAAACGCTCATTCACAACAGGAGTCAGCAGCTGATTG ATCAGCTGGGAGTCTCAGCAGATGAGAAGAGTGACATGGTGTCCGATGTCGAGTCGGTCATTACGTTTTACTGCAAGTCTCGGAACATCACCTTCACCCCGGACCTGAGCTGGCCTCACCTGCTCAAACCCCTACTGGGGCTCCAGCTGCCCCGCAGCGACCTCTACAACTGCTTCTATGCTATCATGAACAAATACATCCCCAG GGACTGTGTGGCGAAGGGCCGACCGTTCCACCTTTACAGACTACTGCTGCAGTATCATGAGCCGGAGCTCTGCTCCTTCCTGGACACCAAAAAGATAACACCTGACTCCTACGCAATCAACtgg CTGGGCAGTCTGTTTTCGAGCCACTGCCTCCCTGATGTGACCCAGGCCTTGTGGGACTCCTACCTCCAGCAGGCTGACCCTTTCCTCATCTTCTTTCTCATGCTCATTATCCTCGTCAATGCCAA AGAGTCCATCCTCACGCAAGAAGGAGACAGCAAAGAAGACATAATCA AAATGCTGCAGTCGTCTCCTTCTCTTCTTGAATCCGAGGACATTGAAGATTTGTTTTCATTAGCTCAGTATTACCAGAGCAAAACCCCTCTGTCACTCAGAAag ATGAATCAGAATCTGTTTGGGAGCAGCCTCTTGGCTCTGAAAGAGGAGGACATGGACCTGAGTCAGGCGCTGTGCCTCCCAGTGTCTGTCCCTGAAATCCTGCAAGccaaccagctgcagcag GACGGGGTACGATTCTTCGTGGTGGATTGTCGTCCTGCCGAGCAGTACAACGCTGGTCACCTGTCCACAGCGTTCCACCTGGACTCTGATCTG ATGCTGCAGAACCCTTCAGAATTCGCCCTCTCTGTGAAATCCCTCCTGGAAGCACAGAAGCAGTCTTTAGAGTCGGGCTCCATTGCCAGTGGAGAGCACCTGTGCTTCATGGGCAGtgggagagaagaggaagacatGTACATGAACATGGTGTTGGCACATTTCCTGCAG aaaaacaaagaatatgTCAGCATCGCTAAAGGCGGGTTTATGG CTCTTCAGCAGCATCTGGTGGACATGAACATCGAGGGACTGGACTCTTCATACGTCCACTGGATCGTCAGCACGTCGGGATCACACAGCAGTTTGTGCTCAGCTGAT GGGGAGTCTCTGACCAGCCCTGGTGGTGACGGCAAAGGGGTTAAGTCTCTGGTAAACAAAATGACCTTTGCTCTGAAGTCCAAGTCGGTCAACGTCAAGGAGAAGATGATCAGCTTCATCGAGAATACCTCCACCCCTGTCGACAG AATATCTTTCAATCTGCCCTGGCCAGAGAAGGCGATTCCAGATCG GCACGTGAGCAGTAGCGACCGTGTCGGCAAACCTTACCGCGGGGTGAAGCCTGTTTTCAGCATCGCTGATGAGGAAGAGTATGATACAG ATGAAATCGACAGTTCGTCCATGTCCGACGATGACCGCAAGGAGATTGTCAACATTCAGACCTGGATAAACAAGCCCGATGTAAAGCATCACATTCCATGTAATGAGGTGAAAGAAACGGGTCACATGTTCCCCAG TCACTTGTTGATCACAGCGACTCACATGTACTGCCTGAGGGAGATTGCCTCGAGGAAAGGCTTTGCCTACATACAGTCCAGACAGGCGCTGAACTCCGTGGTGAAGATCACATCCAAAAAGAAGCACCCAGAGCTGATTACATTCAAGTTTGGGAGTAACAATTCAGCTGGAGTGGAGATATCGGCAGTTGAGAG ATATTTGATACCCAACGCAGGCGATGCCACCAAGGTCATCAAGCAGCAGATCATGAAAGTCCTCGATGCTCTGGAGAGCTCGTAA
- the tbc1d23 gene encoding TBC1 domain family member 23 isoform X2: protein MADAAEEDALQGSRDQDLTDALDSGGSDMELERGIIHVQEQSAQHRAKMWKIALNVSGKGDSLSPWDGVLDLPEQTLIHNRSQQLIDQLGVSADEKSDMVSDVESVITFYCKSRNITFTPDLSWPHLLKPLLGLQLPRSDLYNCFYAIMNKYIPRDCVAKGRPFHLYRLLLQYHEPELCSFLDTKKITPDSYAINWLGSLFSSHCLPDVTQALWDSYLQQADPFLIFFLMLIILVNAKESILTQEGDSKEDIIKMLQSSPSLLESEDIEDLFSLAQYYQSKTPLSLRKMNQNLFGSSLLALKEEDMDLSQALCLPVSVPEILQANQLQQDGVRFFVVDCRPAEQYNAGHLSTAFHLDSDLMLQNPSEFALSVKSLLEAQKQSLESGSIASGEHLCFMGSGREEEDMYMNMVLAHFLQKNKEYVSIAKGGFMALQQHLVDMNIEGLDSSYVHWIVSTSGSHSSLCSADGESLTSPGGDGKGVKSLVNKMTFALKSKSVNVKEKMISFIENTSTPVDRHVSSSDRVGKPYRGVKPVFSIADEEEYDTDEIDSSSMSDDDRKEIVNIQTWINKPDVKHHIPCNEVKETGHMFPSHLLITATHMYCLREIASRKGFAYIQSRQALNSVVKITSKKKHPELITFKFGSNNSAGVEISAVERYLIPNAGDATKVIKQQIMKVLDALESS from the exons ATGGCGGACGCCGCGGAGGAAGACGCTCTTCAGGGCAGCCG GGACCAGGATCTGACTGACGCTCTGGACTCTGGTGGTTCAGACATGGAGTTGGAGAGGGGCATTATTCACGTCCAGGAGCAATCGGCTCAACACCGAGCCAAGATGTGGAAG ATTGCTCTAAACGTCTCTGGAAAAGGAGACAGCCTGTCTCCCTGGGACGGTGTCCTCGATTTACCAGAACAAACGCTCATTCACAACAGGAGTCAGCAGCTGATTG ATCAGCTGGGAGTCTCAGCAGATGAGAAGAGTGACATGGTGTCCGATGTCGAGTCGGTCATTACGTTTTACTGCAAGTCTCGGAACATCACCTTCACCCCGGACCTGAGCTGGCCTCACCTGCTCAAACCCCTACTGGGGCTCCAGCTGCCCCGCAGCGACCTCTACAACTGCTTCTATGCTATCATGAACAAATACATCCCCAG GGACTGTGTGGCGAAGGGCCGACCGTTCCACCTTTACAGACTACTGCTGCAGTATCATGAGCCGGAGCTCTGCTCCTTCCTGGACACCAAAAAGATAACACCTGACTCCTACGCAATCAACtgg CTGGGCAGTCTGTTTTCGAGCCACTGCCTCCCTGATGTGACCCAGGCCTTGTGGGACTCCTACCTCCAGCAGGCTGACCCTTTCCTCATCTTCTTTCTCATGCTCATTATCCTCGTCAATGCCAA AGAGTCCATCCTCACGCAAGAAGGAGACAGCAAAGAAGACATAATCA AAATGCTGCAGTCGTCTCCTTCTCTTCTTGAATCCGAGGACATTGAAGATTTGTTTTCATTAGCTCAGTATTACCAGAGCAAAACCCCTCTGTCACTCAGAAag ATGAATCAGAATCTGTTTGGGAGCAGCCTCTTGGCTCTGAAAGAGGAGGACATGGACCTGAGTCAGGCGCTGTGCCTCCCAGTGTCTGTCCCTGAAATCCTGCAAGccaaccagctgcagcag GACGGGGTACGATTCTTCGTGGTGGATTGTCGTCCTGCCGAGCAGTACAACGCTGGTCACCTGTCCACAGCGTTCCACCTGGACTCTGATCTG ATGCTGCAGAACCCTTCAGAATTCGCCCTCTCTGTGAAATCCCTCCTGGAAGCACAGAAGCAGTCTTTAGAGTCGGGCTCCATTGCCAGTGGAGAGCACCTGTGCTTCATGGGCAGtgggagagaagaggaagacatGTACATGAACATGGTGTTGGCACATTTCCTGCAG aaaaacaaagaatatgTCAGCATCGCTAAAGGCGGGTTTATGG CTCTTCAGCAGCATCTGGTGGACATGAACATCGAGGGACTGGACTCTTCATACGTCCACTGGATCGTCAGCACGTCGGGATCACACAGCAGTTTGTGCTCAGCTGAT GGGGAGTCTCTGACCAGCCCTGGTGGTGACGGCAAAGGGGTTAAGTCTCTGGTAAACAAAATGACCTTTGCTCTGAAGTCCAAGTCGGTCAACGTCAAGGAGAAGATGATCAGCTTCATCGAGAATACCTCCACCCCTGTCGACAG GCACGTGAGCAGTAGCGACCGTGTCGGCAAACCTTACCGCGGGGTGAAGCCTGTTTTCAGCATCGCTGATGAGGAAGAGTATGATACAG ATGAAATCGACAGTTCGTCCATGTCCGACGATGACCGCAAGGAGATTGTCAACATTCAGACCTGGATAAACAAGCCCGATGTAAAGCATCACATTCCATGTAATGAGGTGAAAGAAACGGGTCACATGTTCCCCAG TCACTTGTTGATCACAGCGACTCACATGTACTGCCTGAGGGAGATTGCCTCGAGGAAAGGCTTTGCCTACATACAGTCCAGACAGGCGCTGAACTCCGTGGTGAAGATCACATCCAAAAAGAAGCACCCAGAGCTGATTACATTCAAGTTTGGGAGTAACAATTCAGCTGGAGTGGAGATATCGGCAGTTGAGAG ATATTTGATACCCAACGCAGGCGATGCCACCAAGGTCATCAAGCAGCAGATCATGAAAGTCCTCGATGCTCTGGAGAGCTCGTAA